A DNA window from Vigna angularis cultivar LongXiaoDou No.4 chromosome 1, ASM1680809v1, whole genome shotgun sequence contains the following coding sequences:
- the LOC108336855 gene encoding uncharacterized protein LOC108336855, producing the protein MTGEPVNPKAYPLADAQLTITILDLVQQAANYKQLKKGANEATKTLNRGISEFVVMAADTEPLEILLHLPLLAEDKNVPYVFVPSKQALGRACGVTRPVISCSVTTNEGSQLKSQIQQLKDAIEKLLI; encoded by the exons ATG ACAGGAGAACCAGTGAACCCCAAAGCTTACCCTTTGGCTGATGCCCAGCTCACAATAACCATACTAGATCTTGTTCAGCAAGCTGCAAACTATAAACAGCTCAAAAAAGGTGCAAATGAAG CCACCAAGACTCTTAACAGAGGTATCTCTGAGTTTGTTGTAATGGCTGCTGATACTGAGCCCCTTGAGATTCTTCTCCATCTCCCTCTACTTGCTGAGGACAag AATGTTCCCTATGTGTTTGTCCCATCAAAACAAGCACTTGGACGTGCCTGTGGGGTCACCAGACCAGTGATTTCTTGTTCTGTTACAACCAATGAAGGAAGTCAATTGAAATCTCAAATCCAGCAACTAAAG GATGCTATTGAGAAGCTTTTGATCTGA
- the LOC108347905 gene encoding F-box/kelch-repeat protein At1g55270 isoform X2, producing MVDTTACLCRVDTGLKTVAGAKRYVPGTKLCLRPDIKPSIHPTRNKPARGDRSRNQSPLLPGLPDDLAIACLIRVPRVEHRKLRQVCKRWYRLLVGNFFYSLRKSLGIAEEWIYVIKRDRDGKISWHAFDPVYQLWQPLPPVPREYSGALGFGCAVLNGCHLYLFGGKDPLKGSMRRVIFYSARTNKWHRAPDMLRRRHFFGSCVINNCLYVAGGENEGVHRSLRSAEVYDPNKNRWSFISDMSTAMVPFIGVVYDGKWFLKGLGPHQQVLSEVYQPENDSWYPIYDGMVSGWRNPSTTLNGKLYALDCKDGCKVRVYDEVTDSWSKHIDSKMHLGSSRALEAAALVPLNGKLCIIRNNMSISLVDVSKLEDLKGSSAEQLWETIAGKGQFKTLVTNLWSSLAGRNRLKSHIVHCQVLQA from the exons ATG GTCGATACAACTGCATGTCTATGCAGAGTAGATACGGGCCTGAAAACTGTTGCTGGAGCAAAAAGGTATGTCCCTGGAACAAAGCTCTGTCTTCGGCCTGATATTAAACCATCTATTCACCCAACTAGAAACAAGCCAGCACGTGGTGACAGAAGCCGCAATCAATCCCCTCTACTTCCAGGACTCCCTGATGATCTAGCTATTGCTTGCCTAATTCGTGTCCCCCGTGTTGAGCATCGCAAACTTCGGCAAGTCTGCAAAAGATGGTATCGTCTTTTGGTTGGTAACTTCTTTTATTCTCTCCGCAAGAGTCTTGGAATTGCAGAAGAGTGGATATATGTTATTAAGAGGGACAGAGACGGGAAAATCTCATGGCATGCCTTTGATCCTGTGTACCAACTGTGGCAGCCCCTGCCACCTGTTCCAAGGGAATATTCAGGAGCTCTTGGTTTTGGCTGTGCTGTTCTCAATGGCTGTCACCTGTACTTGTTTGGTGGAAAGGACCCACTAAAGGGATCCATGAGACGCGTCATATTTTACAGTGCTAGGACAAATAAATGGCACCGTGCCCCGGATATGCTTCGAAGGCGGCATTTTTTTGGTTCCTGTGTCATAAACAATTGCCTCTACGTGGCTGGTGGGGAGAATGAGGGTGTGCACCGATCCTTGAGATCAGCTGAAGTGTATGATCCCAACAAGAATAGATGGTCGTTTATTTCAGATATGAGCACTGCAATGGTGCCTTTCATAGGAGTTGTCTACGATGGGAAGTGGTTCCTCAAGGGACTTGGTCCTCACCAGCAGGTTCTGAGTGAGGTCTACCAGCCAGAGAATGATAGCTGGTACCCGATTTATGATGGAATGGTTTCTGGCTGGAGGAACCCTAGCACTACCCTAAATGGAAAGCTCTATGCCTTGGACTGCAAGGATGGCTGCAAAGTTAGGGTTTATGATGAGGTCACTGATTCATGGAGCAAGCATATTGACAGTAAAATGCATTTGGGGAGCTCTCGGGCTTTGGAAGCTGCGGCTCTTGTCCCCCTGAATGGGAAACTCTGTATCATAAGAAATAATATGAGCATTTCTCTGGTTGATGTTTCAAAACTTGAAGATTTGAAAGGATCTTCCGCCGAACAGTTATGGGAAACTATTGCTGGGAAAGGCCAGTTCAAGACATTGGTAACAAATCTGTGGTCTAGCCTTGCTGGGAGAAACCGACTCAAAAGTCACATAGTTCACTGTCAGGTTCTTCAAGCTTAA
- the LOC108336952 gene encoding DEAD-box ATP-dependent RNA helicase 52B codes for MPWSYASPYVPPHHNSNYIPPSDDPAHNGFSRASAPRPGAWQRGGSAGRGASGGRGISRPRESSHRNSRFPVEEQENGDAINFDAYESVPVEASGKDVPPPVNVFDDTDLDEGLKRNIKRCKYVKPTPVQRHAIPIATAGRDLMACAQTGSGKTAAFCFPIISGILKGRSSSAFSPVSRGVAVAYPTALILSPTRELSCQIRDEANKFAFQTGVKVVVAYGGSPIIQQLRLLEKGVDILVATPGRLVDIIERERVSLARIKYLALDEADRMLDMGFEHQIRKIVEKMHMPPPGIRQTLLFSATFPNDIQKLASDFLSDYIFLSVGRVGSSTELIVQKIELVQDTDKRDKLVAHLRNQKVHGTNGKHALTLVFVETKRGADALESWLSKSGFPAIAIHGDKVQLERERALRSFKSGHTPILVATDVASRGLDIPHVAHVINFDLPRDIDDYVHRIGRTGRAGKSGLATAFFSDKNSPMAKALVGLLQEANQEVPSWLNQFAECSSSGGRGRGYGSQRYSSGSYGGRDFRNPTEPEVQSYNCYGSHGNADNAVESFSTTSYVDTSYDMQNYPVETSFDNLNISCSYEEGDVNSIELCGGVTVGEEGPSGYASIVPTGWD; via the exons ATGCCCTGGTCTTATGCTTCCCCCTATGTGCCTCCCCATCACAACTCTAACTACATTCCACCTTCCGATGATCCTGCTCACAACGGATTTTCCCGTGCTTCCGCTCCCCGTCCTGGAGCCTGGCAACGCGGCGGCAGCGCCGGCCGTGGTGCCTCCGGTGGTCGTGGAATCTCTCGGCCCCGTGAGTCTTCTCACCGGAACTCACGTTTCCCCGTGGAGGAACAAGAAAATGGCGACGCTATTAACTTTGACGCGTACGAGTCTGTCCCGGTGGAGGCGAGTGGGAAGGACGTGCCTCCGCCGGTGAACGTCTTCGACGATACGGACTTGGACGAAGGGTTGAAGAGGAATATCAAGCGATGCAAGTACGTGAAACCCACGCCCGTTCAGCGTCACGCGATTCCCATAGCTACCGCGGGCCGTGACCTTATGGCGTGTGCACAGACTGGGTCGGGGAAAACGGCGGCGTTTTGCTTTCCCATCATATCTGGGATTTTGAAGGGTCGCTCCTCTTCTGCGTTTTCGCCTGTATCTCGTGGTGTCGCTGTTGCGTACCCCACTGCGCTTATTTTGTCTCCTACGAGGGAGTTATCTTGCCag atACGCGATGAAGCGAACAAATTTGCATTTCAAACTGGAGTGAAGGTTGTTGTTGCCTATGGTGGATCTCCTATCATTCAGCAG CTGCGCCTTTTGGAGAAGGGGGTTGACATATTAGTTGCCACTCCTGGGCGTTTGGTGGATATtattgaaagagaaagggtttcGTTGGCGAGGATTAAGTACCTTGCATTAGACGAAGCTGATCGTATGCTGGACATGGGTTTCGAGCATCAAATACGCAAGATTGTGGAGAAAATGCACATGCCACCGCCAGGTATCAGACAGACATTGTTGTTCAGTGCAACGTTCCCTAATGATATACAG AAGCTAGCTTCGGACTTTTTGTCGGACTACATATTCTTGTCTGTTGGGAGAGTTGGATCGAGTACTGAACTGATTGTGCAGAAGATTGAGCTTGTACAGGATACAGACAAAAGAGACAAACTTGTTGCTCATCTTCGTAACCAAAAGGTGCATGGGACCAATGGGAAG CATGCTTTGACTCTTGTATTTGTTGAAACAAAAAGAGGAGCAGATGCTTTAGAAAGCTGGTTATCGAAAAGTGGCTTTCCAGCTATTGCCATACACGGAGACAAAGTTCAATTG GAAAGGGAACGGGCTTTAAGATCTTTTAAATCTGGACATACTCCTATTTTGGTTGCAACCGATGTTGCTTCGAGGGGATTGGATATCCCGCATGTGGCTCATGTCATAAACTTTGACTTGCCTAGAGACATAGATGACTATGTACACAGAATTGGACGAACAGGCCGTGCAGGCAAATCTGGTTTAGCCACTGCTTTCTTCAGTGACAAGAACAGTCCAATGGCAAAGGCTCTTGTTGGACTCTTGCAGGAGGCAAACCAAGAAGTTCCTTCTTGGCTCAACCAGTTTGCAGAGTGTTCCTCCTCAGGTGGCCGTGGTCGTGGTTATGGATCACAGCGTTATAGCAGTGGTAGCTATGGCGGTCGTGATTTTCGAAATCCCACTGAACCTGAGGTGCAAAGCTACAACTGCTACGGTTCTCATGGCAATGCAGATAATGCGGTAGAATCTTTTAGTACAACTTCATACGTTGATACCTCGTACGACATGCAAAACTACCCTGTAGAAACATCTTTTGACAATTTGAATATAAGTTGCAGTTATGAAGAAGGAGATGTTAACTCTATTGAACTGTGTGGAGGTGTAACGGTTGGTGAAGAGGGGCCTAGTGGTTATGCATCTATTGTTCCCACTGGATGGGACTAG
- the LOC108347905 gene encoding F-box/kelch-repeat protein At1g55270 isoform X1: MDRVIQPPLVDTTACLCRVDTGLKTVAGAKRYVPGTKLCLRPDIKPSIHPTRNKPARGDRSRNQSPLLPGLPDDLAIACLIRVPRVEHRKLRQVCKRWYRLLVGNFFYSLRKSLGIAEEWIYVIKRDRDGKISWHAFDPVYQLWQPLPPVPREYSGALGFGCAVLNGCHLYLFGGKDPLKGSMRRVIFYSARTNKWHRAPDMLRRRHFFGSCVINNCLYVAGGENEGVHRSLRSAEVYDPNKNRWSFISDMSTAMVPFIGVVYDGKWFLKGLGPHQQVLSEVYQPENDSWYPIYDGMVSGWRNPSTTLNGKLYALDCKDGCKVRVYDEVTDSWSKHIDSKMHLGSSRALEAAALVPLNGKLCIIRNNMSISLVDVSKLEDLKGSSAEQLWETIAGKGQFKTLVTNLWSSLAGRNRLKSHIVHCQVLQA; this comes from the exons ATGGACAGAGTTATTCAGCCTCCTTTG GTCGATACAACTGCATGTCTATGCAGAGTAGATACGGGCCTGAAAACTGTTGCTGGAGCAAAAAGGTATGTCCCTGGAACAAAGCTCTGTCTTCGGCCTGATATTAAACCATCTATTCACCCAACTAGAAACAAGCCAGCACGTGGTGACAGAAGCCGCAATCAATCCCCTCTACTTCCAGGACTCCCTGATGATCTAGCTATTGCTTGCCTAATTCGTGTCCCCCGTGTTGAGCATCGCAAACTTCGGCAAGTCTGCAAAAGATGGTATCGTCTTTTGGTTGGTAACTTCTTTTATTCTCTCCGCAAGAGTCTTGGAATTGCAGAAGAGTGGATATATGTTATTAAGAGGGACAGAGACGGGAAAATCTCATGGCATGCCTTTGATCCTGTGTACCAACTGTGGCAGCCCCTGCCACCTGTTCCAAGGGAATATTCAGGAGCTCTTGGTTTTGGCTGTGCTGTTCTCAATGGCTGTCACCTGTACTTGTTTGGTGGAAAGGACCCACTAAAGGGATCCATGAGACGCGTCATATTTTACAGTGCTAGGACAAATAAATGGCACCGTGCCCCGGATATGCTTCGAAGGCGGCATTTTTTTGGTTCCTGTGTCATAAACAATTGCCTCTACGTGGCTGGTGGGGAGAATGAGGGTGTGCACCGATCCTTGAGATCAGCTGAAGTGTATGATCCCAACAAGAATAGATGGTCGTTTATTTCAGATATGAGCACTGCAATGGTGCCTTTCATAGGAGTTGTCTACGATGGGAAGTGGTTCCTCAAGGGACTTGGTCCTCACCAGCAGGTTCTGAGTGAGGTCTACCAGCCAGAGAATGATAGCTGGTACCCGATTTATGATGGAATGGTTTCTGGCTGGAGGAACCCTAGCACTACCCTAAATGGAAAGCTCTATGCCTTGGACTGCAAGGATGGCTGCAAAGTTAGGGTTTATGATGAGGTCACTGATTCATGGAGCAAGCATATTGACAGTAAAATGCATTTGGGGAGCTCTCGGGCTTTGGAAGCTGCGGCTCTTGTCCCCCTGAATGGGAAACTCTGTATCATAAGAAATAATATGAGCATTTCTCTGGTTGATGTTTCAAAACTTGAAGATTTGAAAGGATCTTCCGCCGAACAGTTATGGGAAACTATTGCTGGGAAAGGCCAGTTCAAGACATTGGTAACAAATCTGTGGTCTAGCCTTGCTGGGAGAAACCGACTCAAAAGTCACATAGTTCACTGTCAGGTTCTTCAAGCTTAA
- the LOC108332182 gene encoding ribosome biogenesis regulatory protein homolog: MEMEIEDEKQHKFDVDLGHLMVFDSNHTFPSQPPLSREDLVKQCLLKGTHLVQAIADALFTLPSTEDVDGPLVNLPPPLTKLPREKHLPKPKPPTKWEVFAKKKGIQNRKKDKIVYDEQTGTWKRRYGYDRANDEDAVPIIEAKETDDPEEDPFAKRKENKKKRIEKQDKNRLQNLKEAAKFGALPSHVQLAATALPITGTQAAPKKVTKDELGNVAGIAATATASGGKFDKKLPGEKPAKHKGKYRKFLPVVEGTGIGSQEREQTEKILNKIISKNSHNILNVEKAVTMHNVKKEKKRRTEKGKASPADKKLKTEKKSFKKGNFKKGKAKGK, from the exons atggagatggagattGAGGATGAGAAACAGCACAAGTTCGATGTGGACCTCGGACACCTCATGGTTTTTGACTCCAATCACACCTTCCCCTCTCAACCACCTCTTTCCAG GGAGGACCTCGTCAAGCAGTGTTTACTGAAAGGCACTCACTTGGTTCAAGCTATCGCAGATGCCCTCTTCACCTTACCATCAACCGAAGATGTAGATGGCCCCCTAGTCAACTTGCCGCCGCCACTAACTAAATTGCCAAGAGAAAAACAT CTGCCAAAACCTAAGCCTCCTACTAAATGGGAAGTTTTTGCCAAAAAGAAAG GCATACAGAATCGGAAGAAAGACAAGATTGTGTACGATGAACAAACAGGAACCTGGAAACGCAGATATGGTTATGATCGTGCAAATGATGAAGATGCTGTACCTATCATTGAGGCAAAAGAAACTGATG ATCCAGAAGAGGATCCTTTtgccaaaagaaaagaaaataagaagaaaagaattgaaaaacaagataaaaatcGACTACAGAACTTGAAAGAAGCTGCTAAATTTGGTGCCTTACCAAG CCATGTTCAGTTGGCAGCTACAGCTTTGCCTATAACCGGAACTCAGGCAGCACCAAAGAAAGTTACAAAGGATGAACTAGGTAATGTAGCAGGAATTGCAGCAACTGCAACAGCCAGTGGTGGGAAATTTGACAAGAAATTGCCTGGTGAAAAGCCTGCAAAACATAAAGGAAAATATCGGAAG TTCCTGCCAGTGGTGGAAGGAACCGGGATAGGATCACAAGAGAGGGAGCAAACtgaaaaaatattgaacaagATCATCTCCAAGAATTCTCATAACATATTGAATGTTGAAAAG GCCGTCACAATGCACAatgtgaagaaagaaaagaagcgAAGGACCGAGAAAGGGAAGGCTTCACCAGCTGACAAGAAATTGAAAACCGAGAAAAAGTCTTTTAAAAAGGGAAATTTCAAGAAAGGCAAGGCGAAAGGGAAATag